In Sphingobacterium sp. lm-10, one DNA window encodes the following:
- a CDS encoding ligase-associated DNA damage response exonuclease, whose product MLTFTDKGIYCEPGKFYIDPWKPVDFAIITHGHADHAKWGMKNYLCHHYTVPILQSRISADISVQGIGYNEVISRNGVKISLHPAGHIIGSAQIRLEYKGKVSVVSGDYKIQEDGLSTPFEPVKCHEFVTESTFGLPIYRWQSVATQNEQLQQWVRSNQEQKKTSVFVGYSLGKAQRIMQAMQDAGPLYVHYSIGKLNLAFEQIGVRLPKYEIVDLREDVKHLDQGIVIVPPSLLESKVIKKIPHMAHAICSGWMQVRGARRWRSADAGFPISDHADWEGLIEAVKATGAEQVHVTHGQTAVFAKYLNEIGIPADEVPTEYGREEEDESPENVEVPS is encoded by the coding sequence ATGTTGACATTTACCGATAAAGGAATTTATTGCGAGCCTGGCAAATTTTATATCGACCCCTGGAAGCCTGTCGATTTTGCTATCATTACGCATGGACATGCCGATCACGCCAAGTGGGGCATGAAAAACTACCTATGTCACCACTATACCGTTCCCATTTTGCAAAGCAGGATTAGTGCAGATATTTCCGTGCAAGGTATTGGTTATAATGAAGTTATTTCACGCAATGGTGTTAAGATTTCTTTACATCCTGCTGGCCACATTATCGGTTCAGCACAAATACGTTTAGAATATAAGGGTAAGGTTTCTGTCGTTTCCGGTGATTATAAGATTCAGGAAGATGGGCTGTCGACACCATTCGAACCCGTGAAATGCCATGAGTTTGTAACAGAAAGTACCTTCGGATTGCCTATTTATCGCTGGCAATCTGTAGCCACACAAAACGAACAATTACAACAGTGGGTGAGGAGCAATCAAGAGCAAAAAAAGACGTCGGTATTTGTGGGTTATTCGTTGGGCAAAGCGCAGCGAATTATGCAAGCGATGCAGGATGCCGGTCCACTATATGTTCATTATTCCATTGGTAAATTGAATCTCGCATTTGAGCAGATCGGTGTTCGTCTTCCAAAATATGAAATTGTAGACCTACGGGAAGATGTCAAACATTTGGATCAGGGAATCGTAATCGTGCCACCATCATTGTTAGAATCTAAGGTGATCAAGAAAATTCCACATATGGCACACGCGATATGTTCCGGATGGATGCAGGTACGTGGAGCCAGAAGATGGCGCAGCGCGGATGCGGGTTTTCCAATAAGTGATCATGCCGATTGGGAAGGATTGATTGAGGCCGTGAAAGCCACGGGTGCGGAGCAGGTGCACGTCACACACGGACAAACGGCAGTATTCGCCAAATACTTAAATGAGATTGGCATTCCGGCAGATGAAGTACCGACAGAATATGGTCGTGAAGAAGAGGATGAAAGTCCGGAAAATGTGGAGGTGCCCTCATGA
- a CDS encoding response regulator transcription factor — MSEIIQVIVVDDHPLVLRGFEYILAAAKDMQLSRSFEDAREAIAFLENAHVDVVLLDINMPNMDGFQAIQTIQKHYPDIHVIAISNLNEASVATRMLQHGAAGYLLKNVSADELIAAIHAVCRGEKIIAQEMQDMLKQADHTVPIVTRREQEILLLLAKGFTTSKIADDMFISPLTVESHRRNLLQKFKVTNVASLIHRATEMKFI; from the coding sequence ATGTCTGAAATCATACAAGTTATCGTGGTCGACGATCATCCATTAGTGCTCCGTGGCTTTGAATACATCCTTGCCGCGGCGAAAGACATGCAGTTGAGTCGGTCTTTTGAGGATGCGCGAGAAGCCATCGCTTTTTTAGAGAACGCGCATGTTGATGTCGTTTTATTGGACATCAACATGCCGAATATGGACGGATTCCAAGCCATACAAACTATACAAAAGCACTATCCCGATATTCATGTAATTGCGATTAGCAATCTAAACGAAGCTAGCGTAGCTACACGTATGCTTCAACATGGTGCCGCAGGTTACCTGCTCAAGAATGTGTCGGCAGATGAACTTATCGCGGCCATACATGCTGTCTGTCGCGGAGAAAAGATCATTGCACAAGAGATGCAGGATATGTTGAAACAGGCTGATCACACGGTGCCTATCGTAACACGCCGAGAGCAGGAAATACTTTTACTGTTGGCGAAAGGTTTCACCACCAGCAAAATTGCCGACGATATGTTTATCAGTCCTTTAACAGTAGAAAGCCACCGTCGCAACCTTCTCCAGAAGTTTAAGGTGACCAATGTAGCCTCATTGATTCATAGAGCGACAGAAATGAAATTTATCTAG
- a CDS encoding ATP-binding protein, with product MKGCRWLIGVILSLAAYSASAQSMRDIQEYGDSIYQTIKVRPDNEDKAFALLDLSFFWGDYDTAQAFQYIEQAQTLFPKNKDHAFQGGVIDFYRASAYFDADPDKAKQLYMAAEKNLKQINTERATRYRIRLWSSYGALLQREGRAREYVEALITRVIPMATAIRDTSLLGNNYQNVAMALMNMQDYKKADRYYKQAISMLRDESASDEHRLTAYVNAARNAIFQQHLDQAKVLLQLAAKTLDLIPLSTYGPMYYTVYGSYWKKKGNWEKAFAQFDKGLAMARTLQSESLAATVLFDQYEAYRDAGRLPQARQSLLEVLPYVESSAIWRNKQRLYYNLAIIENDLGNYQQSAAWYKKYAAVVDTLTSDANETRILELEKKYQTAEKERELLLTQEKNQAQQISLIRTRGWIVTLLFCCILLLMFVFIGYSSLRNRKRLNAQKDKLQIFNAMAHGEEQERSRIARDLHDGLGGILAGIKLKLSAIVSQATPNARTAQIAEKDPLQELIHQVDYSVDEVRRVARNMMPESLRTMGLESALSDLCRSMQHAGLQVNFSATNLSGDYDQRFLLGTYRIAQELLTNTVRHSGASRAWLQCSEDTPHFYLSIEDNGRGFDKSKTETGSSGIGLQNIQNRVDLLNGQIEIDTAPGQGVSIHITLYTHV from the coding sequence ATGAAGGGTTGCCGTTGGCTTATTGGCGTCATATTATCTCTTGCAGCTTACTCTGCCAGCGCACAGTCTATGCGTGATATTCAGGAGTACGGAGATAGTATTTACCAAACAATCAAAGTACGTCCGGATAATGAAGACAAAGCATTTGCACTGTTAGATCTCAGTTTCTTTTGGGGCGACTATGATACAGCACAGGCTTTTCAGTATATCGAACAGGCACAAACGCTCTTTCCTAAAAATAAAGACCATGCATTTCAAGGCGGAGTAATTGACTTTTATAGGGCATCTGCCTACTTTGACGCGGATCCAGATAAAGCTAAACAGCTGTATATGGCTGCGGAAAAAAACCTAAAACAAATAAATACAGAACGGGCAACACGGTACCGCATTCGCTTGTGGTCCAGCTATGGCGCATTGTTGCAGCGCGAAGGTCGTGCACGTGAATATGTAGAAGCTTTGATCACCCGTGTAATTCCTATGGCGACAGCAATTCGCGATACGTCATTATTAGGCAACAATTACCAGAATGTCGCTATGGCGCTGATGAATATGCAGGATTACAAAAAAGCTGATAGGTACTACAAGCAAGCCATCTCGATGCTTCGAGATGAATCGGCCAGCGATGAACATCGACTTACCGCATACGTAAATGCCGCACGTAACGCCATATTTCAACAGCATCTTGATCAGGCAAAGGTGCTATTGCAACTAGCTGCAAAGACACTTGATTTGATTCCGCTATCCACCTACGGCCCAATGTATTATACGGTGTATGGTAGTTACTGGAAGAAAAAAGGAAACTGGGAAAAAGCATTTGCCCAGTTTGACAAAGGCCTTGCTATGGCTCGCACACTCCAGAGTGAATCTTTGGCCGCAACGGTATTGTTTGATCAATATGAAGCTTATCGAGATGCGGGCAGATTGCCCCAAGCCAGACAATCGCTTTTGGAAGTATTGCCTTATGTAGAAAGCAGCGCCATCTGGCGCAATAAGCAGCGATTGTATTATAATCTGGCCATCATTGAAAATGATCTTGGTAATTATCAGCAATCAGCAGCTTGGTACAAAAAATATGCTGCGGTGGTAGATACCCTGACATCAGATGCGAATGAAACCCGAATCTTGGAGTTAGAAAAGAAATATCAAACCGCCGAGAAGGAAAGAGAACTATTGCTTACCCAAGAAAAGAATCAAGCGCAACAAATCTCATTGATACGTACCAGGGGCTGGATCGTGACCTTGTTATTTTGTTGTATTCTACTGTTGATGTTCGTTTTTATTGGCTATAGTAGTTTGCGTAATCGCAAACGCTTAAATGCTCAAAAGGATAAATTGCAGATATTCAACGCTATGGCTCATGGAGAAGAACAGGAGCGGAGCCGCATCGCCCGAGATCTACACGACGGATTAGGAGGTATACTGGCTGGTATTAAATTAAAATTGTCGGCCATCGTATCTCAAGCTACTCCTAATGCCCGTACTGCACAGATCGCTGAAAAAGATCCCTTGCAGGAACTCATTCATCAAGTCGATTATTCGGTAGACGAAGTGCGTCGGGTAGCGCGAAATATGATGCCCGAATCCTTACGTACGATGGGGCTGGAATCCGCGCTCAGCGACTTATGCCGAAGCATGCAACATGCCGGTCTGCAAGTCAATTTTAGCGCTACCAACTTATCGGGCGATTACGATCAACGGTTTCTTTTAGGAACCTATCGTATTGCGCAGGAATTATTGACCAATACCGTCCGCCATAGTGGTGCTTCTCGCGCTTGGCTGCAGTGTAGTGAAGATACTCCCCATTTTTACTTATCGATAGAGGATAATGGAAGAGGTTTTGACAAATCTAAAACAGAAACCGGATCTAGTGGGATCGGGCTTCAAAATATTCAAAATAGAGTCGATCTGCTCAATGGCCAAATAGAGATCGATACCGCGCCGGGTCAAGGTGTTTCTATTCACATAACCTTATATACGCATGTCTGA
- a CDS encoding regulatory protein RecX, producing MLESERPKKVYTPMQAKAKAESYCAFQERAQQEVRDKLYSWGLHSGDVEATISLLIEDNFLNEERFARAYVRGKFKLKGWGKIKIKQGLKMKQISNPLIRIALTEIEAEEYYARLESIITKKNQLINEENSYKRKHKLFQYALGRGYESNLIAEVLTTQVNTEN from the coding sequence ATGCTAGAAAGTGAACGCCCGAAGAAAGTGTATACGCCTATGCAGGCAAAAGCAAAAGCCGAGAGCTATTGTGCATTTCAGGAACGGGCACAGCAAGAAGTGCGAGATAAGTTGTATAGTTGGGGGCTTCACTCGGGTGACGTAGAAGCAACCATTAGTCTGCTGATAGAAGACAACTTTTTAAATGAAGAGCGATTTGCTCGTGCATATGTGCGAGGTAAATTTAAGCTTAAAGGATGGGGAAAGATAAAGATCAAGCAGGGATTAAAAATGAAGCAAATTTCTAATCCATTGATCCGAATTGCATTAACAGAGATCGAAGCAGAAGAATATTATGCTCGTCTGGAGTCAATTATAACTAAGAAGAACCAATTGATAAACGAGGAAAACAGTTACAAAAGAAAACATAAACTTTTTCAATATGCACTTGGCAGAGGTTATGAATCCAATTTGATAGCAGAAGTGCTCACCACACAGGTCAATACGGAAAATTAG
- a CDS encoding PA2169 family four-helix-bundle protein gives MGKVGILQDLIEINNDRVAGFDKANEDIKDENIDLKQVFSKYADQSRRFAQELSAEVGRLGEEVDTDKSVAGTLHRAWIDIKSVFSGGDRKSILDEAERGEDAIKAAYKKALEDVEITGELRQVLTAQAQEVNEGHDTIKALRDLSK, from the coding sequence ATGGGAAAAGTTGGAATATTACAAGATTTGATCGAAATTAATAACGATCGTGTAGCAGGCTTTGATAAAGCTAATGAGGATATCAAAGATGAGAATATCGACTTAAAGCAGGTGTTTTCAAAATATGCTGATCAGAGCAGACGCTTTGCGCAAGAACTAAGTGCTGAAGTTGGTAGATTGGGAGAAGAAGTAGATACGGATAAAAGTGTAGCGGGTACATTACACCGTGCATGGATAGATATTAAATCTGTATTTAGTGGCGGTGATCGCAAAAGCATCCTTGACGAAGCAGAACGCGGAGAAGATGCGATTAAAGCAGCCTATAAGAAAGCACTTGAAGATGTAGAAATTACGGGTGAGTTGAGACAGGTTTTGACTGCTCAAGCACAGGAAGTTAACGAAGGTCACGATACGATAAAAGCATTGCGCGATCTATCAAAGTAA
- a CDS encoding MFS transporter: MTKITDPSLGEGNGHSSELTVKARLKAIMGGSIGNLVEWYDWYAYSAFAIYFSSSFFPEADQTTQYLNSAGIFGVAFLMRPVGGWLFGTIADRVGRKKAMTMSVLLMSFGSLLIALTPTYTTVGVIAPILLLVARLLQGLSVGGEYGVSATYLSEMATADRRGFYSSFQYVTLIGGQLIALGIQLVLQKFLLTESQLMEWGWRIPFVIGAILSVIALYLRKNLHETDSFERNRTQSEQELQDTSTPESTRKEGSIRELLRYPKALVTVVGLTLGGTLAFYTYTTYMQKFLVNTVNLTKEQSTLISFLSLFIFAALQPVFGLLSDKIGRRPLLLGFGILGTVCTVPLLTGLSRATSVWEAFAYLMVALIIVSGYTSINAVVKAEMFPASIRALGVGLPYALTVSIFGGSAEYIALFLKKNGVETYYYWYITACIACSLIVYIFMKDTKKTSLLNKD, encoded by the coding sequence ATGACAAAAATTACTGACCCATCCTTAGGGGAAGGAAATGGGCACAGTAGCGAATTAACTGTCAAAGCACGATTGAAAGCAATAATGGGTGGATCTATCGGCAATTTGGTAGAGTGGTATGACTGGTACGCATACTCCGCATTTGCTATTTATTTTTCTTCATCCTTTTTTCCGGAGGCAGACCAGACCACACAATACCTGAATTCTGCTGGTATTTTTGGAGTCGCATTCTTGATGCGACCGGTCGGTGGCTGGCTATTCGGTACAATAGCCGACCGTGTTGGTCGCAAAAAAGCAATGACCATGTCTGTGTTGCTCATGTCCTTCGGTTCATTGCTAATCGCGTTAACGCCTACCTATACGACAGTGGGCGTGATTGCACCGATTTTATTACTCGTTGCCCGCCTATTGCAAGGGCTTAGCGTGGGAGGAGAGTACGGCGTATCTGCTACCTACCTCTCCGAAATGGCAACTGCAGATAGACGAGGTTTCTATTCTAGTTTTCAATACGTTACTCTAATCGGCGGACAGTTGATCGCTTTAGGAATACAACTTGTTTTACAAAAATTCCTGCTCACAGAGAGTCAACTGATGGAATGGGGATGGAGAATACCATTTGTGATTGGTGCTATATTATCAGTTATTGCATTGTATCTGCGAAAAAACCTACATGAAACGGATTCTTTTGAAAGAAACAGAACACAAAGTGAGCAAGAATTGCAGGATACGTCCACGCCGGAAAGCACGCGTAAAGAAGGTTCAATACGAGAATTGTTGCGTTATCCGAAGGCATTAGTCACGGTAGTTGGGCTTACACTTGGTGGTACGCTGGCATTTTATACCTACACGACCTATATGCAAAAGTTTTTGGTCAATACCGTTAACCTGACCAAAGAGCAATCTACTTTAATCTCCTTCCTGTCTTTGTTTATTTTTGCCGCTTTGCAACCTGTATTTGGCCTACTATCAGACAAAATTGGTCGAAGACCACTGCTTTTAGGATTTGGTATCTTAGGTACCGTGTGTACCGTACCGTTGCTTACGGGTTTAAGCCGAGCTACATCAGTATGGGAGGCATTTGCTTACCTTATGGTAGCGCTAATCATCGTTTCAGGATACACATCCATCAACGCCGTGGTGAAGGCAGAAATGTTTCCTGCTAGTATCCGCGCATTAGGTGTAGGATTGCCCTATGCATTGACGGTTAGCATATTTGGCGGTTCAGCAGAATATATTGCCCTATTCTTGAAGAAGAACGGAGTAGAAACCTACTATTACTGGTATATCACAGCCTGCATAGCCTGTTCATTGATTGTCTACATTTTTATGAAAGACACTAAAAAAACCTCACTACTAAATAAAGATTAA
- a CDS encoding HAMP domain-containing sensor histidine kinase, with amino-acid sequence MERSTSQSALGKLKNLNHVIEERISQGQSVDLLRQQFPHVRITMLNESQDSLVSMVVSETNYSWNEAFQTNVHRVTVDSYPFIDCKHYAIQSEINLTIIDEEFLVGLLMVVAWIFVFIIISVLFLGELISRNLYSPFYNLLQQMSNFDVRKKRPITTTITSIKELKRLNVIMHHLTRQTIRHYDVLQEFTENLAHEIRTPLANIKGKIELLMDRDLTETDLQSLSSMYDSVLRVSSINKSLVLLMRLEQHPPAGESVDVMQDIRTTISEYEELMEMKNISIDVKTEGECHLFISRLLSPMVWSNLLSNAIRYNYVGGQIQITIYPDQVYIRNTGLSKGLDSSIIFNRFQSSLNNPDAIGIGLALVRKILNTYGYEISYEYKNSMHCFLVNS; translated from the coding sequence GTGGAAAGGTCGACTTCTCAATCTGCATTAGGTAAGCTGAAAAATCTAAATCATGTCATCGAAGAACGGATTTCGCAAGGGCAGTCCGTTGACCTACTAAGGCAACAATTTCCACACGTCCGTATTACAATGCTCAACGAATCGCAGGATAGTTTGGTGAGTATGGTGGTATCCGAAACAAATTATTCATGGAATGAAGCGTTTCAAACAAATGTCCATCGTGTCACCGTCGATTCATATCCTTTTATTGACTGTAAACATTACGCCATACAATCAGAGATAAATCTTACTATTATAGACGAGGAATTCTTAGTTGGCTTACTCATGGTGGTTGCATGGATATTTGTATTTATTATCATTTCCGTCTTATTCCTAGGAGAATTAATCTCTCGAAATTTGTACAGTCCTTTCTACAATTTATTGCAACAAATGAGCAATTTTGATGTGCGTAAGAAAAGGCCAATAACAACGACAATAACCTCCATTAAAGAATTAAAAAGGTTGAATGTGATCATGCATCATTTGACGCGGCAGACCATCAGACACTACGATGTACTGCAGGAGTTCACCGAGAACCTGGCGCACGAGATACGGACTCCACTAGCAAACATTAAAGGGAAGATCGAATTACTAATGGATCGTGACTTGACCGAAACAGATTTACAAAGCTTAAGTTCGATGTACGATAGTGTATTGCGCGTTTCTTCTATCAATAAATCTTTGGTCTTATTAATGCGTTTGGAGCAACATCCGCCAGCAGGAGAATCGGTCGATGTTATGCAAGATATTCGTACGACCATATCAGAATACGAAGAATTGATGGAAATGAAAAATATCAGTATTGACGTAAAAACAGAAGGAGAGTGCCATTTATTTATAAGTAGACTGTTGTCGCCCATGGTTTGGTCAAATTTATTAAGTAATGCCATCCGTTACAACTACGTCGGAGGCCAAATACAAATAACTATCTACCCGGATCAGGTATACATCAGAAATACGGGATTGAGCAAAGGACTGGACTCCTCGATTATTTTTAATCGCTTTCAATCTAGCCTCAACAATCCTGATGCAATAGGTATTGGTTTGGCCTTGGTACGTAAAATCTTAAATACCTATGGCTACGAGATATCCTATGAATATAAAAACAGCATGCATTGCTTTCTTGTTAATTCCTAA
- a CDS encoding response regulator transcription factor → MRILIVEDEKSLAQNVIDFLKKDRLETYWTSTIQQTKNFLLSNQMDVVLLDLVLPDGQGMELVPFIKSNARSTKVIIVSANNSIDYKLIGLNSGADDYMTKPFSLPELKARIMAVKRRGSEDSEQSILQFNEIVVNLEQYECKIMGQIVPLTKKELLLLTYFLNNKRRVLSRQAIATHLWEDYTYNLDNIDFIYQHLKNLRKKIKDAGGGDYLKTIYGIGYKWCE, encoded by the coding sequence ATGCGGATATTAATTGTGGAGGATGAGAAGAGTCTTGCTCAAAATGTAATAGATTTTCTTAAAAAAGACAGACTAGAAACTTACTGGACCTCTACTATTCAACAAACTAAAAACTTCTTATTGAGCAATCAGATGGATGTTGTTTTATTAGATTTGGTATTACCCGATGGACAGGGAATGGAATTGGTACCATTTATAAAATCAAATGCCAGATCTACAAAAGTAATTATCGTTTCTGCTAATAACTCTATTGATTACAAGTTAATCGGGTTGAATAGCGGTGCAGATGATTACATGACGAAACCATTCTCACTACCCGAACTGAAGGCCAGAATAATGGCTGTAAAGAGGCGTGGATCAGAAGATTCTGAACAGTCAATTCTGCAATTCAACGAAATCGTAGTAAACCTGGAGCAGTATGAATGTAAAATCATGGGACAAATCGTGCCTCTTACCAAAAAGGAACTTTTATTGTTAACGTATTTTTTAAACAACAAGCGCAGAGTTTTATCCAGACAGGCTATCGCAACACATCTTTGGGAAGATTATACCTACAATTTGGATAATATAGACTTCATCTATCAACACCTTAAAAATCTCAGAAAGAAGATTAAAGATGCTGGCGGAGGCGATTATCTTAAGACTATTTACGGCATAGGATACAAGTGGTGCGAGTAA
- a CDS encoding HAMP domain-containing sensor histidine kinase, with translation MNVLDFFARINRKVEEIGIKNEDISQQNIRTRMINTISVWSFIITILFTVLNRSHNPVYMTIADTFYLMTLLIVLYLNSKQFFEAGKILLVSSSIAILVIVNLTYGDAEYHLICVAISSLLILERFSQQLICNIIVAVAILIPKYIGMEFHYDEDVIKTRMATNLMINLFFIILLVKYFISIQQRYQLLILKQKNYLNLQNQKKEQFYAIMAHDMRSPITTSYQCLDMIISGDVDERESKSLLKKISAQLLEINQTAETLTNWINKAEDHYAALSQKIVLKPVLESVIASVALMAAKKEIQISIQVCDSVVVYMDRSHLGTILKNILLNALKFSHRRSEVIISITSMLTQTRISIKDTGAGMSEETKCKLFTEVVGPNTGTEGEIGTGFGLQMSQKLAQANKSFISVESVLYEGSTFHLVIPNSQIQ, from the coding sequence ATGAATGTGCTAGATTTTTTTGCGCGTATAAACAGAAAAGTAGAGGAAATAGGTATCAAAAACGAGGACATCTCACAACAGAATATTCGTACGCGTATGATCAACACGATTTCTGTTTGGTCATTCATTATTACCATATTATTTACCGTATTAAATCGTAGTCATAATCCAGTTTATATGACTATAGCTGATACGTTTTATTTGATGACGCTTTTAATCGTACTATATCTCAATTCTAAGCAGTTCTTTGAAGCTGGAAAAATATTGCTAGTATCTTCATCTATTGCAATTCTTGTGATTGTAAATCTCACGTATGGCGATGCCGAATATCACTTAATATGTGTCGCAATTAGCAGCTTATTAATATTAGAACGATTTTCCCAGCAACTGATATGCAATATTATCGTAGCAGTGGCTATCCTTATTCCTAAATATATTGGAATGGAGTTTCATTATGATGAGGATGTGATTAAAACTAGGATGGCGACGAATCTAATGATCAATTTATTTTTCATTATTTTACTGGTAAAATATTTTATATCTATACAACAACGGTATCAATTGTTAATTCTAAAACAGAAGAACTATCTGAATTTGCAGAATCAAAAGAAAGAGCAGTTTTATGCGATTATGGCGCACGACATGCGTTCGCCCATCACCACCTCTTACCAATGCCTTGACATGATTATATCAGGAGATGTTGATGAAAGAGAGTCGAAGTCACTTCTGAAAAAAATCAGTGCGCAACTGTTAGAGATTAATCAGACAGCAGAAACCTTAACAAACTGGATCAATAAAGCAGAGGATCATTACGCAGCGCTTTCACAGAAAATAGTGCTGAAACCAGTTCTAGAAAGTGTGATAGCTTCTGTAGCACTTATGGCCGCAAAAAAGGAAATTCAAATTAGTATACAGGTTTGTGATAGCGTAGTTGTTTATATGGATCGTTCGCACTTGGGAACTATTCTGAAAAACATCTTGTTAAATGCCTTGAAATTTAGCCATAGAAGAAGTGAAGTTATTATTTCGATCACATCAATGCTAACCCAAACTAGGATTTCTATAAAGGATACAGGAGCAGGTATGAGTGAGGAAACTAAGTGTAAGTTATTTACAGAAGTTGTGGGACCAAACACAGGTACAGAAGGTGAGATCGGAACGGGATTCGGATTACAAATGTCTCAAAAACTTGCTCAGGCAAACAAGAGTTTTATTTCTGTTGAAAGTGTACTGTATGAAGGAAGTACATTTCATCTGGTTATACCTAACAGCCAAATTCAATAG
- a CDS encoding sensor histidine kinase gives MPYQGSAQIAPSKRILDFKIKNEQEVRDMVSAAADVCRARYATISILNDQHQYNFYNRGFDEDTIHKNHSVPHSLQQGNDVVIIENLESISYLPNRALGNAYPKINFYAGIPLHNERLEVIGYLCVYNDKSIKLTDVQRTLLITLSKQLVTLFESGQVLSSMETQFSDTDHPYIRRESLFNSTRMVTLLLDKNFSVMACHPLLATLIYDNLQRKIQVGDDIRDYIGELTMSDFLKNFDRALGGQSISLQTKSGICWGGVNSFCHFSPAYNTNGELIGVSYHALPLSSDHNNDPISRGSDSRLQWINDLQLHRFRGPLSSILGITQIWKELNKIPSNDEIDMIIQAATKLDREIQRVLLDFCKQDR, from the coding sequence ATGCCGTATCAAGGGTCAGCACAAATCGCACCTTCAAAGCGAATACTAGACTTCAAAATAAAAAACGAACAAGAGGTGCGGGATATGGTTTCAGCGGCTGCAGATGTATGCAGGGCTCGCTATGCTACCATATCTATACTGAACGATCAGCACCAATATAATTTCTACAACAGGGGTTTCGATGAAGATACAATTCATAAAAACCATTCTGTTCCTCATAGTTTACAACAAGGCAATGATGTTGTCATCATTGAAAATTTAGAAAGTATATCCTACTTGCCTAATAGGGCATTAGGCAATGCCTATCCGAAAATTAACTTCTATGCAGGAATTCCCCTGCATAATGAGCGGTTGGAGGTGATCGGTTATCTTTGTGTCTATAATGATAAATCGATAAAGCTAACGGATGTACAGCGTACTCTACTGATTACCCTGTCTAAGCAGCTGGTAACATTGTTTGAGTCTGGACAAGTGCTATCTTCTATGGAGACTCAGTTCAGTGACACAGATCATCCATATATTCGTCGAGAATCCCTATTTAATAGCACGCGTATGGTTACGCTTTTGTTAGATAAAAATTTTTCGGTAATGGCGTGCCATCCATTGCTAGCTACCTTAATCTATGATAATTTGCAACGGAAAATCCAGGTAGGCGATGATATCAGAGACTATATCGGTGAACTCACTATGTCTGATTTTTTAAAGAACTTTGATCGGGCATTGGGAGGGCAAAGTATCTCTTTGCAAACAAAATCAGGCATATGCTGGGGGGGAGTGAACTCATTTTGTCATTTCAGCCCAGCCTACAATACGAACGGAGAGCTTATTGGTGTTTCTTATCATGCATTACCACTCTCTTCAGATCATAACAATGATCCCATTTCAAGAGGTAGCGATAGTCGATTACAATGGATTAACGATTTACAGCTACATCGATTTAGAGGACCACTCTCGTCTATTTTGGGTATTACACAGATTTGGAAAGAATTAAATAAAATCCCTTCCAACGACGAGATAGATATGATTATACAGGCTGCAACTAAATTGGATCGAGAAATACAAAGAGTCTTATTAGATTTTTGTAAGCAAGATAGATGA
- a CDS encoding response regulator, whose product MIICVVDDDPIFHYVCKVNFSSLCDDLEFLTFLDGKQAYDYFICQSDRGNALPDIVLVDINMPVMNGWELVDHLNNRHLLDNTELYIVSSSVSPEDSFRSLSKKAVTGYVTKPLLKENFTHIYHDAIQKYNV is encoded by the coding sequence ATGATAATATGTGTTGTAGACGATGACCCCATTTTTCACTACGTGTGCAAGGTAAATTTTTCTTCGCTCTGTGATGACTTAGAATTTTTGACCTTCTTAGACGGCAAACAGGCGTATGATTATTTCATTTGCCAGTCGGATCGAGGTAATGCACTTCCGGATATTGTGTTAGTCGATATAAATATGCCTGTAATGAATGGTTGGGAATTGGTAGATCATCTTAATAATCGTCATTTGCTTGACAACACAGAGCTTTACATTGTCAGTTCCTCTGTCTCTCCTGAAGATAGCTTTCGCAGCTTATCAAAAAAAGCGGTGACCGGATATGTGACGAAGCCACTACTTAAGGAAAATTTTACGCATATTTACCATGATGCTATACAAAAGTACAATGTTTGA